In the genome of Synchiropus splendidus isolate RoL2022-P1 chromosome 13, RoL_Sspl_1.0, whole genome shotgun sequence, the window GAGCTGTTAAAGGCTTACGATGACAACGGAATATGAGTCAACAGAGTGCCGCAACATCAGAAACACAGAGGGAAGTCACACAAGACACACTGGACATGGATGATGGCGGTACCTGATGAATGGGACTTTGAGGGGGGTGATGTGCTCAGATAGGATGGAATTGCAGTGTTTCCAAATGCATCAAAGTTGGCAAAGTTGGTGTTTGAGTTACCCTGAGGCGGCGctgccacacgcacacacagacacacaacatgagtGAGGTCAACACAAGGATGTGTAATGTGCATGGAACATCTGGACTTGAACCCCCCCCCACCCGGACCGACCAGGCGTCCTACCTGGctggctctgaaaatgtgcaAAGTTGGCAAAGTTAGTGGAGCTGGCGGTCTGACTTGGCGGCGCGGCAAAGATGTCGCCCCCCAGGTCCGACAGCAGGTCGAACTTCTTCTCCTGGGCGGCGCTGTGAGCGTGGGACCGGGCCAGGCCTGGAGACTGCAGAAGCAGGGACTTTAAAACGGAACGTTGTGATGAGAGGAACAGGACGTTTGCGCTTACTTGACGGAGTGGGGTCTTGTTGAGGTGAAGAGTCTTTAGAGGTTGGACTTCTGGGGTGCTGCCAGTGCTGCTGGCCGAGGAGCCAGACACTGAGGCCTGGACGCTCGCTACCGCCCTCGCCTGGTCCGGAGGGACGTACCTGCACAGCCACAGTTTTAATGCATagcattttgtttgttgttgccatCATGGATTATTTAGCCTTGGATGAGTTGCACTCTGAAAACATATTTCACAATCATACcatcttttcttttcatatttttcctGGAGGAACTCTTTGACTTTCTGTGGCTCTCTGAAGTCTGGAACAACTGATGTCCTGTCGTCATAGAGGCCCAACCAGATGTGTTTACAGACCTACAGGGATTGCGGGGGGGAGTAAGAAGAAGAGTGGGAATTTAggaggggttttttttttgcatggtgTGGGGGGGGTCATGAGTGAGGTGAGAGAAAGTAAAGAGGGGGGAGGGGATGAGGAGAAACAGGAGTAGAGGAATTCCAATAAAGTTGACGGAGCAGGAGGACTCCGAAAAAAATGCCCGAATACCACGTTTAAATTAAAGACAGGTGGAGGTGATTGTGGAGCTTTTTTTTCTGGCGACGCAGGTCTTACCTCGTTGCTGTGTTTCTGTAGGAACTCGATTTCTTGCTGTGTGAATGTGGTCATCGAAATGGACTTGACTCTGTGTGGGGGGTTCAGCCCTCGCCTGTGGGAGGAAGTCGGATCTGTTAGCTCGACAGAACCACAGTTTCATTTCTGTAAATCACACAACAAAGTATTCGACAGCGCCGGATCAAACACAACCGCATGAAGGGAAATAGAAGTGTTGGCGGCGACAATAAACACCGTCCTGAATCTGGTGGAAAAAGAGCTTAAAGAAAGCTTTCAATATTGTTCACTTGCCTCATAACTGCAACAGGAACTGGCGTCACACCTACTTTAACATTCCAGTTGCGCCCCACAGGAAACATGCAGAGCCCACTATACACCCATAGACACAACTTTCACACAACCTGACTCTGGAGCAAGAGTTTTACTGACCACTTTGGAGTAAAACGGACGTAAATTACATGTCACTTTTTTCCAAAGCAAAATGACGCAATCATACAGGGCGTTGCTTAAGGGCTCAGCACCAGGATTCAAACCCACAATTGTTTAAATCTCacttgggattaaaaaaaaataaggaccGAGATTAACAACTTCAATAAAAGCAGTATGTTTAACATCCAGGTGTTCAGCCTTCTCCAATAATGACTGCAAAAGTAACTTTTAATAGCATTTGTGTCACAAATGTAGGccactgaaatgtaaaataaactgAACAGCATGACTGAAGTAAACTTTTAAAACACATACTACTACTGCATTGATTAATCTGGCACTTTTAAAATCCAGATTTACACTTTGATGCGCTTACTAAGTGAAGAGATTTTATATGAATTCTCTAGACACTGAACTGCTTATAGGGGTGGTGAATGGCTGTTTGACCCCATGGGTTGACCCTGTTGAGGAATGCTGATCTGGTCTGGGGTGTTTCTCCGCCTCCAACCCAAATGCTTCCTGTTACTCCGAACAGTGTATGCTGTAATAAATGGTTCAGAAATCAGCTGTCAGAACCCTCAGTGGGACTTGGAGGTGGTGTCTGAAAATACAAAACCTGACTCAGCTCACGTGTCTTCAGTCAGTAGGTCAAACAACTTGAAATGGAAGAGACGAAAGAATCCGCTAGGATGTGGGTTTCTGGCAGGATATGGGAAGTGCTGCTCAATGCATATTTGCCAGCTAATTTTTCCACAAAAAAGAGGAAAGCACAATAAAGATGCCGCATCGTTTTTGAGTCATTGGTTAAGAAAGCAACCTCATTTGGAGCTCATTATTCTTGACGACAAATCCATTTTGTTCAGGCAAAATAACTCttgaaaatcaaaacacaagagTGGGGCTTAATATAAGAACATTTATATATCAATTGCAAAAATAAGTGGAAAAAATAAGACAGTTTATGTACAATATGCCCATTATTCTGGATCTTTTAAGGACAAAACAATTAGAcaacaataattaaaataaaaggtttaaaaatgtatttcagtgtTGCTATGTTTTATCATGTGGATTTGCTGAGTTAAATTCATGTCTCATAGTTTATTTGAAGAGCCACGCTGGAATCATTCAATttactttttgtgttttgtttttacggATTAACACCATATAGTTTTGAACCGTTATTTGAATTCAAAATGTGACCAACTCTGGTGTGTGGTGACTACACGACTTGCGTCATTTGCTATTGCTCAAGTTTATACGAATTTTCAGTCATGATTTTGTAACAACTTTACGGGAACATTCCAAACTCAGCCCACCACAAACACTCATGACGCGTTCAGGGACCCACCCGGCTCCTTCTTTACCTATAGGAGAGTATTCTGCTCGGTAAAGTTCAGCTCCAGGAGGTTCCCCGAATAACGTCCTGCCTTTCACCTGGGCAGCAAAATACACCCCACGTTGAGCGCTGAGAGTAACAGGCCGCCCGCATTTATATTCATATAAGAGCTGATTTAAATGCCTCGTCTCAGGGACACAGCTCAAAATGAACGGCCTCCAACTAAACGGTACCTGTCTGGATGTATCAATTAAAGCTAGCACGCAGGCTAACGGAGCCAGCGCCGGGGGAAGCGGCAGGCAGACGGCAATGTTCATGAACGGTGTGATCGGCAAAACGATAACTGGACCCGGACGGAACTCACAGGATGCCAGAGCAGGTGGTGCAGACGAAGGAGCCCACTGTCATGTTGACATAGGTCGGGCCGCGCTGGTCGCAGTCGAAGCATTTCCTATTCGCGGGCAGGCTCGTCATTTCCCGGAGCATCTTCAGATGAGTCTCCTCCTGTTTTCGCTTCGCACTCGTCGCCATGACCGGGAACGGCTTTCTGCTGCCACGGGAACGGGGAGAGTTCGGTCCAGGACCCGGGAGAGGGTGGGCGTCTTCGGGCAGACTTGCCGCGGTGGCCAGGCAGACACTTGCCGAGACTGGGCGATTGACAAATTACTTCTTCTGGGACTCAACTCATGACGAGTCAACCGGCCTCTCACGAGCGACGCGCCACCTACCGGTTTGGAATTGTTCCTGCTGAACAATGTACGTAAAACACATCGCCATTCAACCACAGACTTTTCAAATAGACTTGGACGAGACATTAATATTTCGGAGTGTGGCGAAACGTAGTAACAAAAGCAGGCAAACCTCCTCTTTTCATATAAACCCAAGAAACACCAGCTTCATGGAATAGAGTATGATCTCGTTCCTTTAAAGtgaattaaagacaaaaaatatgaCTTCATTTATAGATTCCATTTATTAAAGAAGCACTGACATTGAtcagtttttccaatattttttactttataTTATGGTaacttaataaaaaatatatatatatcgatttCCAAACACTCATGGCTCCATTGATAATGAATGTATTAACACAAGTTGTGAATGAAATACTTCATTTACACATTACAAGTTCTtgcttttttgtctctttttgaATGTACACATGATTGGACATATAACATTCCTTATTACAACCATGATTATGTacataaaataatacaaatagaAATAcgataatacaaatacaaaaatacataacattatgtaataaaacaaaataaaaaacggTTTCTAACACCTCAAACATTGGTTCAACTTCAGTGAATGTTCAAGTCTTGGGCCTCTGGGCTTGGCATCGAATGTCCAACAGGTGCACATTAAATATGCAGTCATAAGACATCCCCTGTCTCTGGCTTGGCTTGAAGGACGGCCCCCGTGACACTGACCGCACTGTTCTCTTTCACAGCCGCCCAGCTTTTTAGTGGCTTAACAGGAAACTGCGGGATGCTGAAAACATGATCGTGTGAATTGCATTGTGGAGAATTTGGGTTTTCCAAACGGGTCGCCGCATCTGAGAGCAGTGGCGCTTCATTACTCGTCAAGGTTTAAAGTGACTTTCTGTCTCTCCACCCCACTGAGATCAGCAGGTGTCCATGGTGGGCCTGGTGATCTCACTTGAACTTCTGGTTCGTTTTGTTGAAGATGCGTTTTCCAAAGGCTGTAGGAAAGAGAGCAATTGGTTCGTGCATGAGTGAGAGTTGAGTATGTACAGTATCAAAACCTCACCTGAGTCCTCTTCCTGGTGCATTTGAAGAAGTCCTCCATGTGAGTCTGCTTGCTGGGTCCTGCTGCTCTGgccttctccctctccttccgCCTGAACTCTCGCACCTCCCGGAATCTTTCCATCCGATTCCTCACTCTGTCCTCCCTGGAAGCACACAGCCATGAATCATGGCGACCTAAGCCTTAACAAGGGGGAGAATTATAGCGGCGAATATTTACTTGAAATATTTGGTGCGACACAGGAACTGAACCAGAGCTTCCTCGTCAGGTTCGCTCCAGGTTAACTCAGGAGGTTCCGTTTCTGGAAGACCCAAAAATAAATCCCTCGCCTCCTTGTACTTCCAAAACTCTGGAACAGGATGAGTCTGAAAGGAAGAGTTAAGACAGAAGAGCTCGGAAAAATAGGTCGCAGGTCTCAGCTGGGGGAGAAGAACGCAGAGGTATCGCACCTGCTGGTTGATGTGCAGCACTATATTCTCTATAGTGCGGTGCTTCTGGATCAGAGTCAGAGCGCGTTTAGGACCAAAGCCAGTGATCTTCTCACAGTAGTCACAACCCAGCAAGATACACAGGTCAACAAACTGGTGGGACAAAACCATAGGAgccaacatcaaaacaaagcgTTTTGGGGGAAAAATAAGGGAAGAGAAGCAGATACGAACTTCTTCATGAGTGATTTGAAGCTTCTCTAACAGCTTTGCCAGCGAGTATTCAACGATTTCTCTGAAAATATAAGAAGAGCGAAACATCAAACATGAGTTCTGTGAACAAGTTTTACTgcagttttaaatgtttttttcacaagGCGCTAGAGACAAACATGAACAGTTGAACTTTCACCCGAATTTATTGGCGTTAAACTGACGAATCAGAACCGCAGCTCCGAACGGCAGCGTGTCCATGTCCTCTGAAGCCACACCGTGCACCAGGCCCTTCTTCACCAGCCACGCACAGAGTGCCTCAGCGTCCCCTGGAGCCTGCCAACACATGACCCATTCTTTTAAGCATGCGGTCGGTGCGCCGACTGCAGAATTCAACACACCTGAACCACAGGGACCCCGAGGAGCTTCAGGAGGTTCTGGCAGTCTTGGATATGGGATGATTCTGCATGAGGCCAATTCATATATGAgacaaaagatgaaaaacatgaGCGTCTGAACCCAATTCAAAAGTAGCTTTGAATAGCTAAAAATAAGACATATTCACAAGTtaagtatatataatatatttcattACACATCTAATATTTGCAATGTACATTAGattgaaatgaacaaaatatgATACAATAAAGCCATTATATCAGTTCAAATTGGAAAACAAATCACAGCCCGTGAATAATGCTGCaatgttttaaaacacaaatgcaaCTTATAACCAGTAAGATAAAGAATTTGCCTgcagaacaaaccaaaacagtcaaaaatgaCATGTTACTTCTCACCTGTGCTCGAGAGTTTGGG includes:
- the agfg1b gene encoding arf-GAP domain and FG repeat-containing protein 1b isoform X2; the encoded protein is MATSAKRKQEETHLKMLREMTSLPANRKCFDCDQRGPTYVNMTVGSFVCTTCSGILRGLNPPHRVKSISMTTFTQQEIEFLQKHSNEVCKHIWLGLYDDRTSVVPDFREPQKVKEFLQEKYEKKRWYVPPDQARAVASVQASVSGSSASSTGSTPEVQPLKTLHLNKTPLRQSPGLARSHAHSAAQEKKFDLLSDLGGDIFAAPPSQTASSTNFANFAHFQSQPAPPQGNSNTNFANFDAFGNTAIPSYLSTSPPSKSHSSGGGVPIPSLSSAVPAQSQPGSCTEDRYAALAELDNELSSSASTGSSVQGNLFGPVLGSSPAQNPAVLPGMQPGFGAVASTNPFVAAAVAPEMATNPFQTNGRGPAAASFGTGSMSMPAGFGNASSYCLPTSYSGTFQQQFPGQAPIPYSQPGAYHPQSNGPAFPVYGPNKASMTPFVQPMAAPGLSNNPFMAGAPAGPFPTGSSSTNPFL
- the agfg1b gene encoding arf-GAP domain and FG repeat-containing protein 1b isoform X1; amino-acid sequence: MATSAKRKQEETHLKMLREMTSLPANRKCFDCDQRGPTYVNMTVGSFVCTTCSGILRGLNPPHRVKSISMTTFTQQEIEFLQKHSNEVCKHIWLGLYDDRTSVVPDFREPQKVKEFLQEKYEKKRWYVPPDQARAVASVQASVSGSSASSTGSTPEVQPLKTLHLNKTPLRQSPGLARSHAHSAAQEKKFDLLSDLGGDIFAAPPSQTASSTNFANFAHFQSQPAPPQGNSNTNFANFDAFGNTAIPSYLSTSPPSKSHSSGGGVPIPSLSSAVPAQSQPGSCTEDRYAALAELDNELSSSASTGSSVQGNLFGPVLGSSPAQNPAVLPGMQPGFGGKPSAVASTNPFVAAAVAPEMATNPFQTNGRGPAAASFGTGSMSMPAGFGNASSYCLPTSYSGTFQQQFPGQAPIPYSQPGAYHPQSNGPAFPVYGPNKASMTPFVQPMAAPGLSNNPFMAGAPAGPFPTGSSSTNPFL
- the agfg1b gene encoding arf-GAP domain and FG repeat-containing protein 1b isoform X3, with translation MATSAKRKQEETHLKMLREMTSLPANRKCFDCDQRGPTYVNMTVGSFVCTTCSGILRGLNPPHRVKSISMTTFTQQEIEFLQKHSNEVCKHIWLGLYDDRTSVVPDFREPQKVKEFLQEKYEKKRWYVPPDQARAVASVQASVSGSSASSTGSTPEVQPLKTLHLNKTPLRQSPGLARSHAHSAAQEKKFDLLSDLGGDIFAAPPSQTASSTNFANFAHFQSQPGGGVPIPSLSSAVPAQSQPGSCTEDRYAALAELDNELSSSASTGSSVQGNLFGPVLGSSPAQNPAVLPGMQPGFGGKPSAVASTNPFVAAAVAPEMATNPFQTNGRGPAAASFGTGSMSMPAGFGNASSYCLPTSYSGTFQQQFPGQAPIPYSQPGAYHPQSNGPAFPVYGPNKASMTPFVQPMAAPGLSNNPFMAGAPAGPFPTGSSSTNPFL
- the zgc:110269 gene encoding probable flap endonuclease 1 homolog, which encodes MGITKLAELIRSDVPEALSHKDISDYSGKAIALDTSIVLHQFRAAIPSTLNPLMGLFYRTIGFLEHDIKPVFVFDGKPPEEKRLTLEKRAKNAGWGSPKLSSTESSHIQDCQNLLKLLGVPVVQAPGDAEALCAWLVKKGLVHGVASEDMDTLPFGAAVLIRQFNANKFGEIVEYSLAKLLEKLQITHEEFVDLCILLGCDYCEKITGFGPKRALTLIQKHRTIENIVLHINQQTHPVPEFWKYKEARDLFLGLPETEPPELTWSEPDEEALVQFLCRTKYFKEDRVRNRMERFREVREFRRKEREKARAAGPSKQTHMEDFFKCTRKRTQPLENASSTKRTRSSSEITRPTMDTC